In Oscillatoria sp. FACHB-1407, one DNA window encodes the following:
- a CDS encoding CHASE2 domain-containing protein, protein MGRPVLFTSLTLTALLLGLRYLGAFQGMELSAYDHLIRSQPDEGEDERLLIVGITEDDVQRLQEWPISDRTLAELLRALEAQQPRVIGLDVMRDIPIGEGREELLQILQQSDRVITVCKVSASDEPGTPPPPDIPADRVSFADLVVDPGGTLRRALLLVAPPPADSPNSTSHFCSDPSTTLVSFSLQVSLHYLATQQIKAELTPEGVLRLGSTSFRPFQPSTGAYQSADAAGFQLMLDYRSPDNVATQVSLSDVLEGRVDPALIRDRIVLIGYTTPEAKDDFYTPYSAGEDDDQKMAGVVVHAQVVSQLLSAVLDGRSSIWTWSNPAEILWIFGWSLAGGVLAWYARHPLKFGGAMVVVIGGLYGVCWLVFLNNGWIPLIPPAVAFVITAAGTVLVDRFNKSTYGQNVYRQVKTFLKLNIEIDQEKLEKQVSEITETDYFQDLQQRAKNLRGQRNDMLSAEELSQPQVSETSSSEPKDALESDDDDDMGYLKNLQQKAQLLRDKRDTVAVDESTSPEQTETSDTEFNVSADDDYEIGYLQQLQQEAKRLRDQGDRSND, encoded by the coding sequence ATGGGTCGCCCAGTCTTATTTACCAGCTTGACGCTGACTGCTCTGCTGCTAGGGTTGCGCTATTTGGGGGCATTTCAAGGCATGGAGTTGTCTGCCTACGACCACCTGATTCGGAGTCAACCGGATGAAGGGGAGGATGAGCGGTTACTCATCGTAGGAATTACAGAAGATGACGTTCAACGTCTCCAGGAGTGGCCCATTTCTGATCGAACTCTGGCGGAACTATTAAGGGCTTTAGAAGCACAACAACCTCGCGTCATTGGCTTGGACGTCATGCGAGATATCCCAATTGGGGAGGGGCGCGAGGAGCTATTGCAGATTTTGCAGCAAAGCGATCGCGTCATCACCGTGTGTAAAGTTAGTGCGTCTGATGAGCCTGGAACCCCACCTCCGCCAGACATTCCCGCTGATCGGGTTAGCTTTGCTGATCTGGTAGTGGATCCCGGAGGCACCCTGCGCCGTGCTTTGTTGCTCGTAGCCCCTCCTCCCGCAGACAGCCCTAACTCAACCAGTCATTTTTGTAGCGATCCCAGCACTACGCTGGTTTCGTTTAGCTTGCAGGTGTCGCTACACTATCTGGCTACTCAACAGATCAAAGCTGAGCTAACTCCCGAAGGCGTTTTAAGACTTGGCTCAACTTCATTTCGTCCATTCCAACCCTCGACAGGGGCTTACCAATCGGCTGATGCAGCAGGGTTTCAACTCATGCTGGACTATCGATCGCCTGATAATGTCGCAACCCAGGTCAGCTTGAGTGATGTACTGGAGGGGCGCGTTGATCCTGCTTTGATTCGCGATCGCATTGTGTTAATCGGCTACACCACCCCTGAAGCCAAAGATGATTTCTACACCCCTTATAGTGCCGGAGAGGATGACGACCAAAAGATGGCAGGGGTTGTAGTACACGCCCAGGTGGTTAGCCAGCTTCTTAGCGCAGTGTTGGATGGGCGATCGTCGATCTGGACGTGGAGCAATCCGGCTGAGATTCTCTGGATATTTGGCTGGTCATTGGCAGGCGGTGTGTTAGCCTGGTATGCTCGCCATCCGCTCAAGTTCGGCGGCGCGATGGTGGTTGTCATTGGTGGGCTGTATGGTGTCTGCTGGCTAGTTTTCTTAAATAATGGCTGGATTCCCCTAATTCCCCCCGCAGTTGCCTTTGTCATCACAGCAGCAGGGACTGTACTGGTCGATCGCTTCAACAAGAGCACTTACGGTCAAAACGTCTATCGCCAGGTCAAAACTTTCCTCAAACTCAATATTGAGATTGATCAAGAAAAACTTGAAAAACAAGTCTCTGAGATTACTGAAACAGATTACTTTCAAGATTTACAACAGAGAGCAAAGAACTTAAGAGGGCAACGAAATGATATGTTGAGTGCCGAAGAGCTATCTCAACCTCAAGTCAGTGAAACCTCCAGTTCAGAACCTAAAGATGCCTTAGAATCGGACGATGACGATGATATGGGCTATCTTAAAAACCTGCAACAAAAGGCTCAATTGCTAAGGGATAAACGAGACACTGTAGCGGTTGATGAATCAACATCGCCAGAGCAAACTGAAACATC
- a CDS encoding pentapeptide repeat-containing protein, producing the protein MAKNKKQSLSSKSNYNSDEATKSTLLLKLFQQVKERFARRMHPVIDWFISSPTWLIVSLAVAFLAALDLWISSDRVHSIRDAISVLLDRAEAMGILAAVVVFIKEAPLRIATKHYEAWRAIDAAHGIKTSYARYHAFEDLCKAGVSLKGLDVSGADFNSINLHKVDLSSANLREAQFQGAILSQANLSKADLSGADLLNVDFRGADLRGADLRGANLNGANMNGANLSGANLGNANLKIADLRFANLRGANLKGASLRGANLQGASLYLADMTQANLSKTDMTQTDLSQATFRGSNLSMAHLNQACFHRAILVEADLWGAVLEEADLDGANFKSAQGLTLAQVKTAINWEQAVYEDGFLTESNAPSTSEPSLTDLLYKKLTNDNFNFDS; encoded by the coding sequence ATGGCAAAAAACAAGAAACAGTCGCTTTCTTCAAAATCAAATTACAACTCTGACGAGGCAACGAAGTCAACGCTTCTTCTCAAGCTCTTTCAACAAGTGAAAGAGCGGTTTGCTCGGCGGATGCATCCAGTCATCGACTGGTTCATTTCGTCGCCCACCTGGTTGATCGTCTCGCTTGCAGTTGCCTTTTTAGCTGCTCTCGATCTGTGGATCTCGTCCGACCGCGTTCACTCCATCCGAGATGCGATTTCTGTGCTGCTCGATCGGGCAGAGGCAATGGGTATCTTGGCAGCGGTTGTTGTGTTTATCAAAGAGGCTCCTCTACGGATTGCCACAAAACACTATGAGGCATGGCGGGCGATCGATGCGGCTCATGGCATCAAAACCAGCTATGCCCGCTATCATGCGTTTGAAGATCTTTGTAAAGCAGGAGTGAGCCTTAAGGGGCTAGATGTCTCTGGTGCTGATTTCAACTCCATTAATCTTCACAAGGTTGATTTGAGTAGTGCAAATTTGAGAGAAGCCCAGTTTCAGGGAGCAATTTTGTCTCAAGCCAACTTGAGTAAAGCTGACCTCAGCGGTGCTGACCTGCTTAACGTTGATTTTCGGGGAGCCGACCTGCGGGGAGCCGACCTGCGGGGAGCCAATTTGAACGGCGCAAATATGAACGGTGCAAACTTGAGTGGGGCGAATCTGGGCAACGCGAATTTGAAGATCGCAGACCTGAGATTTGCCAACCTCCGGGGAGCTAATTTGAAGGGAGCCAGTTTACGCGGGGCAAATTTGCAAGGAGCCAGTTTGTATCTGGCGGATATGACCCAGGCCAATTTGAGCAAGACGGACATGACTCAGACTGATTTGAGTCAGGCAACCTTTAGAGGCAGCAACCTGTCTATGGCACATCTAAATCAAGCTTGTTTCCATCGCGCTATTCTGGTAGAAGCTGATTTGTGGGGAGCCGTGCTTGAGGAAGCCGATTTAGATGGAGCTAATTTCAAAAGTGCTCAGGGATTAACGTTAGCTCAGGTCAAAACCGCCATAAATTGGGAACAAGCCGTTTACGAAGACGGATTTCTGACGGAATCGAATGCTCCATCCACCTCAGAACCATCTTTAACCGATTTGCTCTACAAAAAACTCACCAACGACAATTTCAATTTTGATAGCTAG
- a CDS encoding DUF928 domain-containing protein, translating into MARLFLRLTTFSASLFLGLMVPIGFSNVVLAQGIQFNAPSIGAPGNRESGASRSSACATSDRGLKALLPETNVGLTTEARPTFFAYIPPSSANSAEFILYEDGTDELIYSTALEINGESGIASISLPSGADTPMLEVNKTYYWYFTVICDADDRSADMTVQGSIRRVPISSDLARQLASASTQERPAVYAAAGIWQDALAALAALNNSEPNNPNTRSSWNSLLSAVGLQDIADEQILTGN; encoded by the coding sequence ATGGCAAGGCTATTTCTTCGTCTCACCACTTTCTCAGCTTCCCTGTTCCTGGGGTTAATGGTTCCTATTGGTTTCTCCAATGTTGTTCTTGCGCAGGGCATTCAATTTAACGCCCCCTCGATTGGTGCCCCTGGCAATCGCGAATCAGGAGCCTCTCGAAGCTCTGCCTGTGCTACCAGCGATCGCGGTTTAAAAGCGTTGCTGCCAGAGACCAACGTTGGCTTAACCACAGAAGCCCGTCCCACCTTCTTTGCATACATCCCCCCCTCCTCCGCCAATAGTGCAGAATTCATCCTTTACGAAGACGGCACAGATGAACTGATTTACAGCACGGCGTTAGAAATCAATGGCGAATCAGGGATTGCTAGTATCAGCTTGCCTTCTGGAGCGGACACCCCCATGTTAGAGGTCAATAAAACCTACTACTGGTACTTCACCGTCATCTGTGACGCTGACGATCGCTCTGCTGATATGACTGTTCAGGGCAGCATCCGCCGAGTTCCCATCAGTTCAGACTTAGCCCGCCAATTAGCCTCCGCCTCCACCCAAGAACGCCCAGCCGTTTATGCAGCAGCGGGTATCTGGCAAGATGCTTTGGCAGCCCTCGCAGCCCTTAATAATTCTGAACCTAACAATCCCAACACCCGTTCGAGTTGGAATTCACTTTTGTCAGCGGTTGGCTTGCAAGACATCGCCGATGAGCAGATCTTGACTGGCAATTAA